Proteins encoded by one window of Dietzia sp. B32:
- a CDS encoding glycoside hydrolase family 3 N-terminal domain-containing protein yields MSFSRRLRGTAAVLVAGLVLSGCGADEPAEPAPVSAAGTAGTAGTAGTAGSAHDTAATPGPPAPQCESPLDSLTQRERIAQLFTVGVSSMADARQAVEQHGIGGIFLGGGVVGEVVSGDGLARLQNDSPLPLLVAIDEEGGRVSRIAPFAGPLPSARVMAATMTPEQVRSAARTRGEFLRGMGVTVDFAPSLDVSEQPDGAVIGDRSFSPDPARVVSYARAFATGLQDAGVTPVFKHFPGHGRSSGDSHHQSVTVPPLDQLVPHDLHPFAELAETSGAGMMLGHQQVPGLTGVDRPASLSPAAYQLLRDGHGYGAPPFDGPIFTDDLSGMRAVTDAYPLPRAVAESLVAGADSPLWITTTGIPDALDAVEHAVSVGALSRADLDRSLARMAALRGIPGCLGGPATGQVDEAGPLAVSLPDLPTPAGLPGLPGPPGLPSLSTPPAAPASPAPPAAPR; encoded by the coding sequence GTGTCCTTCTCCCGCCGGCTCCGTGGGACGGCCGCAGTCCTCGTCGCCGGGCTGGTGCTGTCCGGGTGCGGCGCCGACGAGCCCGCTGAACCGGCGCCCGTCAGCGCTGCCGGCACTGCCGGCACTGCCGGCACTGCCGGCACTGCCGGCTCTGCCCACGACACGGCCGCCACCCCGGGGCCGCCGGCGCCACAGTGCGAGTCCCCGCTCGATTCGCTGACCCAGCGGGAGCGCATCGCGCAACTGTTCACCGTCGGCGTGAGCTCGATGGCCGATGCCCGACAGGCGGTGGAGCAGCACGGGATCGGGGGGATCTTCCTCGGCGGGGGCGTGGTGGGCGAGGTGGTCTCCGGCGACGGGCTCGCCCGGCTCCAGAACGACTCACCCCTTCCCCTGCTGGTGGCGATCGACGAGGAGGGCGGGCGGGTCTCGCGCATCGCGCCCTTCGCCGGCCCCCTGCCGTCCGCCCGGGTCATGGCCGCCACCATGACTCCCGAGCAGGTCCGGTCGGCCGCCCGGACCCGCGGTGAGTTCCTGCGCGGGATGGGCGTCACCGTCGACTTCGCCCCGTCACTCGACGTCTCCGAGCAACCGGACGGCGCGGTGATCGGCGACCGGTCCTTCTCCCCCGATCCCGCGCGCGTCGTGAGCTATGCCCGCGCCTTCGCGACCGGACTGCAGGACGCCGGCGTGACCCCGGTGTTCAAGCACTTCCCCGGCCACGGCAGGTCCTCCGGCGACAGCCACCACCAGTCGGTGACGGTGCCGCCGTTGGACCAACTCGTCCCCCACGACCTGCACCCCTTCGCCGAGCTCGCCGAGACCTCCGGTGCCGGCATGATGCTGGGCCACCAGCAGGTCCCCGGCCTGACCGGGGTGGACCGTCCGGCCTCGCTCTCCCCGGCCGCGTACCAACTTCTCCGCGACGGCCACGGCTACGGGGCGCCGCCGTTCGACGGCCCGATCTTCACCGACGACCTGTCCGGCATGCGTGCCGTCACCGACGCGTACCCCCTTCCCCGTGCGGTGGCCGAGTCCCTCGTCGCCGGCGCCGACTCCCCGCTGTGGATCACCACCACCGGGATCCCCGATGCCCTCGACGCGGTCGAGCACGCCGTGTCCGTGGGGGCACTGAGCCGGGCCGACCTCGACCGGTCCCTCGCACGCATGGCCGCCCTGCGCGGGATCCCCGGCTGCCTGGGTGGCCCCGCCACCGGGCAGGTCGACGAGGCCGGCCCACTGGCCGTGTCACTGCCCGACCTGCCCACCCCGGCCGGACTGCCCGGACTGCCCGGACCACCCGGGCTGCCGAGCCTGTCCACACCGCCCGCGGCGCCCGCATCACCCGCTCCGCCCGCGGCGCCCCGCTAG
- a CDS encoding DNA-3-methyladenine glycosylase I, whose translation MQTHDSTTADVSTPTVAGTATDAAPTAPTAGAVLCEDGLMRPPWAARDPLLREYYDTEWGMPVHDEAGLFERLVLEGFQSGLSWVTILRKRPAFREAFAGFDPDVVAAFDDDDVARLMNDERIVRNRRKIDATVANARAVVALRADGGLAELIWSYRPETTPHPRTIDEVPSRSPESEALAGELKRRGFTFVGPVTIYALMEAIGVVDTHLVDSHRRGSSGVWTPEGTR comes from the coding sequence ATGCAGACGCACGATTCGACCACCGCAGACGTCTCGACGCCCACCGTCGCCGGGACCGCGACCGACGCCGCCCCCACCGCCCCCACCGCGGGCGCCGTGCTGTGCGAGGACGGGCTGATGCGACCTCCCTGGGCGGCGCGGGATCCGCTGCTGCGGGAGTACTACGACACGGAGTGGGGCATGCCCGTCCACGACGAGGCCGGGCTGTTCGAGCGGCTGGTCCTCGAGGGCTTCCAGTCCGGTCTGAGCTGGGTGACGATCCTCCGCAAACGCCCGGCGTTCCGGGAGGCGTTCGCGGGGTTCGACCCGGACGTCGTCGCCGCCTTCGACGACGACGACGTCGCCAGGTTGATGAACGACGAGCGGATCGTGCGCAACCGCCGCAAGATCGACGCCACCGTCGCCAACGCCCGTGCCGTGGTCGCGCTGCGGGCCGACGGAGGGCTCGCGGAGCTGATCTGGTCGTACCGGCCGGAGACCACCCCGCACCCGCGCACCATCGACGAGGTGCCCAGCCGCTCGCCGGAGTCGGAGGCGCTGGCCGGGGAACTCAAGCGCCGGGGCTTTACCTTCGTGGGGCCGGTGACCATCTACGCGCTGATGGAGGCCATCGGGGTGGTCGACACCCATCTGGTGGACTCGCACCGTCGCGGCAGCTCGGGGGTGTGGACGCCGGAGGGCACCCGGTGA
- a CDS encoding trimeric intracellular cation channel family protein, whose protein sequence is METSSLVLWFDLMGVFFFALSGNLLAAQKDIDITGGLVLGLLAGLGGGIIRDVLLGVTPLSLSQPVYLVPPLVAAAVVYLLGSFIHRVQTLIVAFDAAGLGLFCTFGTARALDHGMPVASALLLGVVTAVGGGLLRDVVANEIPAVFSGSNLYVIPAAAGAALTALAVGTGTWGPVAATALSFLVFAFRMVAWRRQWRVPAPVRSWTVRDLDVLRHRERSVFGRPRREGSPGDGESDGENDDDEGSDPGSGGHPDGGRGFRPGRRR, encoded by the coding sequence GTGGAGACGTCGTCACTGGTCCTGTGGTTCGACCTGATGGGCGTGTTCTTCTTCGCGTTGTCCGGCAACCTGTTGGCGGCACAAAAGGACATCGACATCACCGGTGGCCTCGTGTTGGGGCTGCTCGCCGGCCTCGGCGGCGGCATCATCCGCGACGTCCTGCTGGGTGTCACCCCGCTGTCGCTCTCGCAGCCCGTCTATCTGGTGCCGCCGTTGGTCGCGGCGGCGGTCGTCTACCTGCTCGGCTCGTTCATCCATCGCGTGCAGACGCTGATCGTCGCCTTCGACGCCGCCGGTCTCGGACTGTTCTGCACCTTCGGCACGGCGCGCGCGCTGGACCACGGGATGCCGGTCGCGTCGGCGCTGCTGCTGGGAGTGGTCACCGCGGTGGGCGGTGGGTTGCTGCGCGACGTCGTGGCAAACGAGATCCCCGCCGTGTTCAGCGGATCCAACCTGTACGTCATCCCGGCCGCTGCCGGCGCAGCGTTGACCGCGCTCGCCGTCGGGACGGGGACCTGGGGTCCGGTCGCCGCGACCGCACTGTCGTTCCTCGTGTTCGCCTTCCGCATGGTCGCCTGGCGCCGACAGTGGCGTGTCCCGGCGCCCGTGCGCAGCTGGACCGTGCGTGACCTCGACGTGCTCCGGCACCGGGAACGGTCGGTGTTCGGCCGTCCGCGGCGGGAGGGGAGCCCCGGCGACGGCGAGAGCGACGGCGAGAACGACGACGACGAGGGCAGCGATCCCGGCAGCGGCGGCCATCCCGACGGCGGCCGAGGCTTCCGGCCGGGCCGACGTCGGTAG
- a CDS encoding GtrA family protein, translated as MTPAPAEPGRYRRGARQFLMFGIVGGSGMVVNMIVTVLMNKANGGTQNAQDILFPLVGTEFNFRFTTLVWIVAFLVANVYNFLLNRHWTFGKGHKAPAWQEFWPFLVVGSVAAAAGIFIKLAFTNPTSPFYLPEPLFHEDAGINSREYWGQLLTILITMPINFVVNKLWTFRAVRNRHHARSTADATDATGATDAADAVV; from the coding sequence GTGACCCCAGCCCCCGCCGAACCCGGCCGCTACCGTCGTGGCGCCCGACAGTTCCTCATGTTCGGGATCGTGGGCGGCTCCGGGATGGTCGTCAACATGATCGTCACGGTCCTGATGAACAAGGCCAACGGCGGTACGCAGAACGCCCAGGACATCCTCTTCCCCCTCGTGGGCACGGAGTTCAACTTCCGTTTCACCACACTGGTGTGGATCGTGGCGTTCCTCGTGGCGAACGTCTACAACTTCCTGCTCAACCGGCACTGGACGTTCGGCAAGGGGCACAAGGCGCCGGCCTGGCAGGAGTTCTGGCCGTTCCTCGTGGTGGGGTCGGTGGCGGCCGCCGCGGGCATCTTCATCAAGCTGGCGTTCACCAATCCCACCAGCCCGTTCTACCTGCCGGAGCCCCTGTTCCACGAGGACGCCGGGATCAACTCCCGCGAGTACTGGGGTCAGCTGCTGACGATTCTCATCACGATGCCGATCAACTTCGTCGTCAACAAGCTCTGGACCTTCCGCGCGGTGCGTAACCGTCACCACGCGCGGTCCACCGCGGACGCGACGGACGCAACGGGTGCGACGGACGCCGCCGACGCGGTGGTCTAG